The sequence CCCTGGGCGCACAGGTGAAAAAAGCCCTGGGCGGGGCGCTGCCGGATGCAGTGCTCTCGCCGGCCATGGGTGGACTTATCATCGGGCACGAGCTGGGGCGCTATTTCCGCTGCCGCGCGATTTTCGTGGAGCGCCAGGACGGGGTGATGACCCTGAGGCGGTTCAATCTCTCCCCGGGCGAAAAAGTGGTGGTGGTGGAGGACGTGGTCACCACCGGGGGCTCGCTCTCCGAGGCCGTACAGGTGGCGCGCAGCCTGGGGGCCAATGTCCTGGGGATCGCCTGCCTGGTCGACCGCACCGGCGGGGCGCACCTGGAGATGGGGCTGACCAGCCTGGTCAAGGCCAATGTGGTGACCTATCCGCCCGATAACTGCCCGCTCTGCCGGGAGGGCCTGCCGCTGGTCAAGCCGGGCAGCCGCAACGTATAATTCAGGGAACAGACAGGAAAGATAATAGATGCGGGATTTCTATCTCTACAACAGCCTCAGCCGGCGCAAGGAAAAGCTGGAACCCCTGGCGCCGCCCGAGGTGACGCTGTACTGCTGCGGCCCCACGGTCTACGATTTCGCCCACATCGGCAATTTCCGCACCTTCACCTTCGAGGACATCCTGCGGCGCAGCCTGGCCCTCTGCGGCTGGCGCGTGCGCGAGGTGATGAACCTGACCGACGTGGACGACAAGACAATCGCCGGGGCGGAG comes from bacterium and encodes:
- the pyrE gene encoding orotate phosphoribosyltransferase, which translates into the protein MEAKAVLELFSRYDAYLEGHFRLTSGLHSPHYFQCARVLQHPEAAEKLGQALGAQVKKALGGALPDAVLSPAMGGLIIGHELGRYFRCRAIFVERQDGVMTLRRFNLSPGEKVVVVEDVVTTGGSLSEAVQVARSLGANVLGIACLVDRTGGAHLEMGLTSLVKANVVTYPPDNCPLCREGLPLVKPGSRNV